A stretch of Aedes aegypti strain LVP_AGWG chromosome 2, AaegL5.0 Primary Assembly, whole genome shotgun sequence DNA encodes these proteins:
- the LOC5576424 gene encoding luciferin 4-monooxygenase: protein MSRYDPVERIWYGPIQPPLFNPQISIGQIMFSMLERTPERVTQIDGDTGREMTCEEFRLRAIRIVQNLQANYGLKKGEMVVVACRNCENVFPLVLALLAIGAQFVLMPIYFVLNEVKHSVRKYQPKYVFCDDANYGDLSKACKDDVIEDPTIFVLESGRDGVLKFETLLEETGKEHIFSAPYLGDARSTVAVILSTSGTTSMPKGVRLSHAQVVTWSNAYLKVNRGIVFNFSPLSWGTGFGNLYHSITNGTPRLFTRSAFDEDKFFDLLAKYPIRSVALQPSYSKSILCHARCASADFFSIQTWIVFGSISSDALRDKIETMIPNGRTLNVYGLSECGIILHDATGRKPGASGQVAQQVQVRIVDERGHPLGVGEHGELQVKKGEPFLGYFDEPEAMIGLITDEGWLRTGDCGYFDEMHYFHMSERKKDLLCYRNQLIIPGSVECVIEGIEGVMYACVVGVPEEGWEASDLLTAVVVKHKHCQLTEEQVMMMTNERVPDYKQLRGGVIFRDGLPLGGTGKVLRDKVRDYVYQIKGIKTGF, encoded by the coding sequence ATGTCTCGTTACGACCCGGTTGAAAGAATATGGTACGGACCGATTCAACCACCGCTGTTCAATCCGCAGATCAGCATTGGGCAAATTATGTTCAGCATGCTGGAACGCACTCCGGAACGGGTGACCCAGATCGATGGAGATACGGGACGGGAGATGACCTGCGAGGAGTTCCGTCTCCGTGCAATTCGCATCGTGCAGAACTTGCAAGCTAACTATGGCCTGAAGAAGGGAGAAATGGTGGTGGTGGCCTGTCGTAATTGTGAGAACGTTTTCCCATTGGTGCTGGCGTTGCTGGCGATCGGAGCACAATTCGTGTTAATGCCGATTTACTTTGTGCTAAACGAGGTGAAACACTCCGTGAGGAAGTACCAACCGAAGTACGTGTTTTGTGATGATGCTAACTACGGTGATTTATCTAAAGCCTGCAAAGACGACGTCATAGAGGATCCAACAATTTTCGTGTTGGAAAGCGGAAGGGATGGTGTGCTAAAGTTTGAAACGCTATTGGAGGAAACTGGAAAAGAGCACATATTCAGTGCGCCTTATTTAGGCGATGCCCGATCAACCGTCGCCGTTATTTTAAGCACATCGGGAACTACTAGTATGCCAAAAGGAGTTCGTCTTTCACATGCTCAAGTTGTTACATGGAGTAACGCATACTTGAAGGTCAATCGTGGCATTGTATTCAACTTCTCTCCATTGTCCTGGGGAACGGGTTTCGGCAATTTGTACCATAGTATCACAAATGGCACCCCAAGACTTTTCACTCGAAGTGCTTTTGACGAAGACAAGTTCTTCGATCTGTTGGCCAAATACCCTATTAGATCAGTTGCACTACAGCCCAGCTACAGTAAATCAATCCTGTGTCATGCTCGATGCGCCAGCGCAGATTTTTTCAGTATTCAAACATGGATTGTTTTTGGAAGCATATCGTCCGATGCGCTCCGAGATAAAATTGAGACTATGATACCAAATGGGAGAACTCTGAACGTATATGGATTATCAGAATGCGGTATTATACTGCATGATGCCACTGGACGGAAGCCTGGCGCTAGTGGACAAGTGGCACAACAGGTTCAAGTGAGGATAGTCGATGAAAGAGGCCATCCACTTGGTGTTGGAGAGCATGGTGAACTGCAAGTGAAAAAGGGTGAACCGTTTCTTGGATACTTCGATGAACCGGAAGCGATGATCGGCTTGATCACAGACGAAGGATGGCTTCGGACAGGAGACTGCGGTTATTTCGACGAGATGCATTATTTCCACATGAGTGAAAGGAAAAAGGATTTGCTGTGCTACAGGAACCAGTTAATTATTCCGGGTAGTGTGGAATGCGTGATCGAGGGAATCGAAGGCGTTATGTATGCATGTGTCGTTGGAGTACCGGAGGAAGGTTGGGAGGCATCGGATCTATTGACCGCTGTTGTAGTAAAGCATAAACATTGCCAGCTGACGGAGGAGCAGGTAATGATGATGACCAACGAGCGGGTTCCAGACTATAAGCAGTTGAGAGGCGGAGTTATTTTTCGTGATGGATTACCACTGGGTGGAACTGGTAAAGTTTTGCGAGACAAAGTAAGAGATTATGTGTACCAAATCAAGGGAATTAAAACAGGCTTttga
- the LOC5576429 gene encoding low density lipoprotein receptor adapter protein 1-A: MAFFKSIWKNSSKHKKLCEEMALANNIRDFSDNHEELEDGFGEAITYSVKYLGNTTIPTPRSENSTSEAVKKIITAAKGNKKLQRVTLSISPKGIEMIDLTSGETLLQVSIYNISYCSADAAHDHVFAFVGTAHNPETEVKEMCFRKDVEEVEFDGPLICYAFLCQKRKMAQTVTLTVARSFERAYQIWQNKQFQADRKRKELAKLNASNRSAESGSSSSSNRTGSSRDEADSKSLLIDFNSDLAAEICSKDHRELLQNTWVSFEDDQSQEFITVPNLNAANGWSRTAICSN, from the exons AACTGTGCGAGGAGATGGCACTCGCCAACAACATCCGCGATTTTTCGGACAACCACGAAGAGCTGGAGGATGGATTTGGCGAGGCGATTACCTACAGTGTAAAATATTTGGGCAACACGACGATACCGACACCCCGCTCGGAGAATTCCACCTCCGAGGCCGTCAAGAAGATCATCACTGCTGCAAAAG GCAACAAAAAGCTCCAGCGCGTGACTTTGTCCATCTCGCCCAAGGGAATCGAAATGATTGACCTTACCTCGGGAGAAACCCTGCTGCAGGTGTCAATCTACAATATTTCCTACTGCTCAGCAGACGCAGCGCACGATCACGTGTTCGCTTTCGTTGGTACCGCTCACAATCCGGAAACTGAGGTGAAGGAGATGTGTTTCCGTAAGGATGTCGAGGAAGTCGAGTTCGACGGGCCACTGATCTGCTACGCTTTCCTGTGTCAGAAGCGCAAAATGGCGCAAACCGTAACGCTGACCGTGGCCCGAAGCTTCGAAAGGGCATATCAGATTTGGCAGAACAAGCAGTTTCAGGCGGATAGGAAGCGTAAGGAATTGGCCAAATTGAATGCATCTAATCGATCGGCTGAAAGTGGAAGTAGCAGTAGCAGCAATAGAACCGGTTCAAGTAGAGATGAAGCCGACAGTAAAAGTTTGCTGATTGATTTCAACTCCGATCTGGCTGCTGAGATTTGCTCCAAAGACCACCGGGAGCTACTGCAGAATACTTGG GTTTCATTTGAGGATGATCAATCGCAAGAATTCATCACAGTGCCAAATCTCAACGCTGCCAATGGATGGAGCAGGACTGCAATTTGCTCTAACTGA